A window of Plantibacter sp. PA-3-X8 genomic DNA:
GCACGACGGCTTCTCCGTCGAACGCGGGGTGCTCTCGAACGACGCCCAAGTGCTCTGCATGGGCCAGCGGGTCGTCGGCATCGAACTCGCCCGCCGCAACGTGCGCGAGTGGCTCACCTACGAGTTCGACGCCTCGAGCGCGTCGAACGACAAGGTGCAGGAGATCAGCGCATACGAAGCGTCCTGATGTCAGGACGTCCCAGACTCGTCGGCGTGAGCCTGAAGATGTACTTCGGGCACGCGCAGACGCTCGACTGGTGCTCGGTCGTCGCGGGGGTGTCGGCCGAGCACCACGCACTCCGATCCGGCGCGGCGGAGCTGTTCGTCATCCCCGGATACCTCTCGGTGACCGGCGCGGTCGAGCGGCTCCGCGGCGTCGCAGCCGTGGGGGCTCAGGACCTCGCGACCGAGGACACCGGGGCGTTCACCGGCGAGGTGAGCGGCGCCGAGCTCCAAGAGGTCGGCTGTGAGGTCGTCGAGGTCGGGCACGCGGAGCGGCGCCGACTGTTCGGTGAGACGCCCGATGTCGTCCGCGCGAAGACGACCGCCGCGCTCCGCAACGGTCTCGCGCCGGTGCTGTGCATCGGCGAGGCCGAGCACCGAGACGCCGAGGTGGCGGCCGCGGAGTGCGTCGCACAGCTCGACGACGCTCTGGCAGGGGCGGTCGCCGCCGGGATCGTGGGCCGCGTCATCGTCGCCTACGAACCACACTGGGCCATCGGCGCCACCGAGGCCGCGAGTCCAGCCCACATCCGCACGGTGTGCCTCCGGCTGCGCGGCCACCTCGACGCGCTCGCCGCGGCCGGGCACATCGACACCTCCTCAGCCGTCATCTACGGCGGGAGCGCCGGACCCGGCCTGCTGACCACGATCGGCGACGCGGTCGACGGGGTCTTCCTCGGCCGCTTCGCCCACGATCCGGCAGCCCTCTCGCTGGTGCTCGACGAGGTGGCCGGCCTCGACCGCGCGGGCTCCGACCTGCCGCGATGACGCCTGGAGGCCCCGTAAACTGGTCCTCGACGATCATCGCGGCCGCTCGACCGGAGGTTCCCCTCCGTGACGACGCCTCGAGCACACCCTTCGGAGGCTGCCGTGGTTGATGCCGTCTTCCCGCTCGGCGCCTCCGCCTCGCTCGAACGCCGCGGTCTGCGCGACCGCGTCTACGAGCTGGTGCTCGACATGCTCCTGAGCTCCGGTATCGAACCGGGTGCCCGCCTGTCGATCGACGCGATCGCCCGCGACCTCGACGTCTCGCCGACGCCGGTCCGCGAGGCGCTCGTCCAGCTCGAGCGCACCGGCCTCGTCACCCGGGTCACCCACAAGGGCTACCGGGTGGCACCGCCGCTCGCCGACGACCAGCTCGAGTCGCTGTTCGACGCCCGCATCGTGCTCGAGAGCGGCGCCACCGCGCTGGCCGCCGCCCACGCCGACGAGCTCGTCCCGGCCCTCGAGGTCGCCCTCGCACAGCACGTCGAGATGACCGCCAGGGTGCGCGCCGCGGCGTCGGCCGGCGAGATCCCCGTCGCACTCCTCCGCGAATACTTCGCGGTCGACTGGAACTTCCACCACCTCATCTTCGAGGGCACCCGCAACCCCTTCCTCCTCGACATGTCCGAGGGCATCTCCACCCGCGTGCACCGCATGCGCCAGACGGTCGAGACGGGCGTCACCGACGCCGACCAGGCGGTCGTCGAGCACCGCGCCATCCTCGACGCGTTCTCCGACGGCCCCGAGGCCGCCGCGGCGGCCATGCGCTCGCACATCGAGCTCGTGCGCACCCGCGCCCGCAGCGACGCCGAGCACTGAGCCGCCCTTCGACAGGCTCAGGGACCGGGATCTGACAGCCGCAGGGCCGGGCACACACCCTTCGACAGGCTCAGGGACCGAGTCCTCCGGTCCCCGAGTCGCCCTGCTCCGGTCCCTGTGCCGCCCCAAACCGGTTCCTGAGCCTGTCGAAGGGCGCAGAACGGGGCCGACCGCCTGAGCGATCGACCCCGTCCGGGTGTTGCGTCGTGACTAGTGCGCCGTGCGGTTCGCCGTCGTCTCGAGCAGCTCGTCCGCCTTCGCCCCACGGAAGAACCGGGTGCAGTAGAGCATCGCGGCCGCAAGGAAGGCGAACACCCCGAGCGAGACCACGCCCCACACGCCGCTGTCGGTCGGCACGCTCTCGTTGATCCCGGTGCGCATGATCGGGGCGACGAAGCCGCCGAGGTTACCGAGCGAGTTGATGAGGCCGATGCCCGCCGCTGCAGCCGTGCCGGTGAGGAACGCCGTCGGGTAGGCCCACGTGATCGGCCCGACCGAGAGGAAGCTCGCCACCGCGATGGTGATGAACAGGATGCCGAGGATCGGCTGGTTGTTCGCGCCTGCCCAAGCGGAGGCCAGGATGAAGACGCCGGTGGAGATGTAGAACATCGTTCCCCAGGTGCGACGACGGACGACCGTGTTCGCGTTCCGACCCACGTAGTAGCAGGCGAACAGACCCACGAGCCACGGGATGGCCGCCACGAGACCGACCTGCCAGCCGACGTCCTGGCCGATGAGGTTCGCCACCTGCTGCGGGAGGTAGAACGTCGTGCCGTACACCGCGATCTGCAGGCAGAAGTAGATGATGGTGAAGTACCACACCTTCCAACTCGTCATCGCCTTCGCGATACCGGTCGGGCCGTCCGACTGCCGCACGGTGTCCTCGCGTTCCATCGCGGCCGTCAACGAGTCCTTCTCCTGTTGATCCAGCCACTTCGCCTGTTGTGGCGAGTTGGTGAGGAAGTAGAGCGCTGCGAAGCCGGCAAGGACCGCGAGCATGCCCTCGGCGAAGAACATCACCTGCCAGCCGTGCCACGGGGTCAGGGCGTCGCCGAAGCTGATGAGGCCACCACTCAGCGGGGCGCCGAGCATCTGCGAGAATGGCTGCGCCAGGTAGAAGATCGAGAACATCTGGACGCGGACCTTGTTCGGGAACCACTCCGACAGGAACATGATGACGCCGGGGAAGAGCCCGGCCTCGGTCACGCCGAGCAGGAACCGCAGGACGATGAACATCGTGTCGTTCGTCGTGAAGGCGAACAGGGCGGCGACGATGCCCCAGGTCACCGCGATGCGGGCGAGCCAGAACCGGGCGCCGAACTTCTTCAGCAGCAGGTTGCTCGGGATCTCGAAGATCGCGTAGCCGATGAAGAAGATGCCGGCCCCGAGGGCGAAGGCACCGTTCGAGATGCCGCGGTCGACGCTGAGCGCCTCCTCGGCGAAGCCGACGTTCGTGCGGTCCAGGAACGCGACGAAGTACAAAATGACGAGCATCGGCATGAGGTGCTTCGACGCCTTGCGGATCGCCGACTTCAGCGCCGGATCGTTGGTCGATCCGATCGCCGGCGGATTGGGTGTGGACAAGACACTCTCCTTTGAGATGACTGGTGCGGGTGGGTGCTGCTGGCGCTACTGCTGCTGCTGCTGCTGGTCAGGAGACCATCGAGGGGACGATCATCCAGAGGCCGATGCCGACGAAGACGACGCCGAGACCGAGGAAGATCAACCGGGATTTGGTCCACTGACCGGTGAGGTGCTGCATGGTGCTGCTCCGTTCGCTCGTGGTGCGTGTGGTGGATCAGTGCATGTAGAGGCCGCCGTCGACGTTCAGCGTCTGACCGGTGACGAAGCCGGCGTCCTCACTGATGAGGTAGGCGATGGCGGCGGCGATGTCGCGTGGGGTGCCGATGCGCGGCAGGACGCCGTCGGCGGCCATGGCCGTCTTGCGCTCCTCGGTGAGGGTGCCGCCCATGATGTCGGTGTCGATGGGTCCGGGCGAGATGGCGTTGACCGTGATGCCGTCGTGGCCGAGCTCGCGGGCGACGCTGCGGGTGAAGCCGATCACGCCGGCCTTCGCCGCCGAGTAGGCCGTCTTGCTGAAGGTGCCGCCGCCACGCTGGGCGGAGACGGACGACAGGCTGACGACGCGACCGACGCCGTTCGACACCATCGACTCGACCGCACGGCGGGTCGTGTAGTGGACGCCGTTGAGGTTGATGTCGATGACGCGCTTCCACTCGTCGGCACTCACCTCGAGGTAGGGCACGGGTGAGGCGACACCCGC
This region includes:
- a CDS encoding SDR family NAD(P)-dependent oxidoreductase, which encodes MTATSFPESKTVVLTGAASPRGIGRASAHHLAELGWNIGIIDLDEAAAQAVAAEIAEQHGVQAAGAGANVADEAQVRAAFDALEAALPQLVALVNLAGVASPVPYLEVSADEWKRVIDINLNGVHYTTRRAVESMVSNGVGRVVSLSSVSAQRGGGTFSKTAYSAAKAGVIGFTRSVARELGHDGITVNAISPGPIDTDIMGGTLTEERKTAMAADGVLPRIGTPRDIAAAIAYLISEDAGFVTGQTLNVDGGLYMH
- a CDS encoding MFS transporter, whose product is MSTPNPPAIGSTNDPALKSAIRKASKHLMPMLVILYFVAFLDRTNVGFAEEALSVDRGISNGAFALGAGIFFIGYAIFEIPSNLLLKKFGARFWLARIAVTWGIVAALFAFTTNDTMFIVLRFLLGVTEAGLFPGVIMFLSEWFPNKVRVQMFSIFYLAQPFSQMLGAPLSGGLISFGDALTPWHGWQVMFFAEGMLAVLAGFAALYFLTNSPQQAKWLDQQEKDSLTAAMEREDTVRQSDGPTGIAKAMTSWKVWYFTIIYFCLQIAVYGTTFYLPQQVANLIGQDVGWQVGLVAAIPWLVGLFACYYVGRNANTVVRRRTWGTMFYISTGVFILASAWAGANNQPILGILFITIAVASFLSVGPITWAYPTAFLTGTAAAAGIGLINSLGNLGGFVAPIMRTGINESVPTDSGVWGVVSLGVFAFLAAAMLYCTRFFRGAKADELLETTANRTAH
- a CDS encoding GntR family transcriptional regulator; translation: MVDAVFPLGASASLERRGLRDRVYELVLDMLLSSGIEPGARLSIDAIARDLDVSPTPVREALVQLERTGLVTRVTHKGYRVAPPLADDQLESLFDARIVLESGATALAAAHADELVPALEVALAQHVEMTARVRAAASAGEIPVALLREYFAVDWNFHHLIFEGTRNPFLLDMSEGISTRVHRMRQTVETGVTDADQAVVEHRAILDAFSDGPEAAAAAMRSHIELVRTRARSDAEH
- a CDS encoding triose-phosphate isomerase family protein; its protein translation is MSLKMYFGHAQTLDWCSVVAGVSAEHHALRSGAAELFVIPGYLSVTGAVERLRGVAAVGAQDLATEDTGAFTGEVSGAELQEVGCEVVEVGHAERRRLFGETPDVVRAKTTAALRNGLAPVLCIGEAEHRDAEVAAAECVAQLDDALAGAVAAGIVGRVIVAYEPHWAIGATEAASPAHIRTVCLRLRGHLDALAAAGHIDTSSAVIYGGSAGPGLLTTIGDAVDGVFLGRFAHDPAALSLVLDEVAGLDRAGSDLPR